A region from the Candidatus Neomarinimicrobiota bacterium genome encodes:
- a CDS encoding TonB-dependent receptor, which produces MVKRWLWLTVILLIPGMIYAAMGKISGTVKDAETGAPLAGVNIVIEGTTMGAATGGDGSYVILDVPPGIYSLQASYIGYAQVTMTNVRVTSGLTAEANFQMKKEAIRGETVTVVAERPIIEKSATNEVRVVRSEDILNLPVRTFTGIVSNQTGVVSVGEDIHVRGGRAGEVGFYVDGVYVNNPYDMSRGGDLSATAYEEVSYQAGGFNAEFGSASSGIVNTTTKTGGEKWNFQAEYVTDGFLNGWGNIFEQDDGILDTYSYGYNQMNASIGGPLTNRIRLFLNAEKLDIGAARPAAGKHGKAVFNEDGNVVGIKMVRGPIEDNEENTYSAVGNLLFDFKPFRVRVGGSYYKSAYRLYAHQYSLLNSSHQPKEEQETITGHARLSGTLGPKTVLNLQASYFNDKVIRYDPVLGEDYRYYGLRYMPKDGERLILDTLYVYNEDSTEIINTIYHDTIIWTDTSWVHPAAKKMVSNGTNLPADYNLMAFYPEGHWYDAYLRTYSYYYMLTGSILHQTGNHELKTGFEYRMNNIRRFTIIAPSRLASSLMKYDPQLGDDGYYNYSWDQLTDADYRAAYADNMGWDVSGFNDLPDDHRDGAREPVIASAYFQDKIELSDMILNAGIRYDYYYSGHKTFYDPENIVIDQSGDISERVYASLDEDGNKVYKSSIPTEYDPIGLPQLKEPDGMNYISPRLGFAFPVTDRTVFHAQYGKFIQPPNLQDVFISYARFASNLSQGNFTESGNPELKPVEVTSYEIGFKQVFGGNASFDLTMFYKQLNNYVQERNIYATPTVYATFVNGDFGTVKGFSFAYNLRRTRNLRMSLNYTLQWAAGTGSTSDGQYKIVWQGGNFPTYVAPLDFDQRHTGSVNLDYRTGNKDIIKNFGVNALLTFGSGRRYTPTVVVSEVFPPTSNTPVAAINSGTMPWTFQTDVSIDKSFYLGGKTQLTTYLSIINLFNRDNVRDVYSGTGNPDDDGYMVTPAGQALTDTDLKVKAYKARLSNPFNYENARQVRLGVRLNFTAGR; this is translated from the coding sequence ATGGTAAAACGATGGCTATGGCTGACCGTTATTTTACTTATTCCCGGCATGATTTATGCCGCCATGGGTAAGATTTCGGGTACAGTCAAAGACGCTGAAACAGGTGCGCCTTTAGCCGGTGTAAACATCGTTATTGAAGGAACGACGATGGGTGCAGCCACCGGTGGAGACGGATCCTATGTTATTTTGGATGTTCCCCCTGGAATTTATTCACTGCAGGCATCCTATATTGGATATGCCCAGGTGACTATGACGAATGTTCGGGTGACATCGGGTTTAACCGCGGAAGCAAACTTCCAGATGAAAAAGGAAGCCATCCGTGGTGAGACCGTTACGGTGGTTGCCGAACGTCCGATCATTGAGAAATCTGCAACCAACGAAGTCCGGGTTGTGCGGTCTGAAGATATTCTGAATCTTCCCGTCCGGACCTTTACCGGCATTGTGTCTAACCAGACCGGTGTTGTGAGTGTTGGTGAGGATATTCACGTGCGTGGCGGTCGTGCCGGAGAAGTTGGCTTTTATGTGGATGGTGTATATGTCAACAATCCCTACGATATGAGTAGGGGTGGTGATCTGTCTGCCACGGCATATGAAGAAGTATCATATCAGGCTGGAGGATTTAATGCCGAATTCGGCAGCGCTTCATCGGGTATTGTAAACACGACAACAAAGACTGGTGGTGAAAAGTGGAATTTTCAGGCTGAATATGTAACTGATGGTTTTCTCAATGGATGGGGTAATATTTTTGAACAGGATGATGGCATTCTGGATACCTATTCTTATGGGTATAATCAGATGAATGCATCCATAGGCGGTCCCCTGACAAACCGTATACGGCTCTTTCTTAATGCAGAAAAACTGGATATCGGTGCCGCACGTCCCGCTGCCGGAAAACACGGTAAAGCGGTTTTTAATGAGGACGGCAATGTTGTGGGTATCAAAATGGTCCGCGGCCCCATTGAAGATAACGAAGAAAACACGTACAGCGCCGTTGGGAACCTTCTTTTCGACTTCAAGCCCTTCAGGGTTAGGGTCGGCGGCTCCTACTATAAATCTGCCTACAGGCTTTATGCACACCAGTATTCACTTTTAAATAGCAGTCATCAACCTAAAGAAGAGCAGGAAACCATCACGGGACATGCCCGGCTTTCCGGGACTTTGGGCCCCAAAACGGTGCTGAACTTACAGGCGAGTTATTTTAACGATAAGGTGATACGGTATGACCCGGTTCTTGGTGAAGATTATCGCTATTATGGCCTGCGCTATATGCCCAAAGATGGTGAACGGCTGATTCTGGATACACTGTATGTCTATAATGAAGACAGTACAGAAATCATCAACACAATCTACCATGATACGATCATCTGGACCGACACATCATGGGTCCATCCGGCTGCGAAAAAGATGGTATCCAACGGGACCAATCTCCCGGCGGATTATAACCTGATGGCTTTCTATCCTGAAGGTCACTGGTATGATGCCTATCTGCGGACCTATTCCTATTATTACATGCTGACAGGCAGCATTCTGCATCAGACCGGAAATCACGAGTTGAAAACCGGTTTTGAGTACAGGATGAACAATATCCGCCGCTTTACGATTATTGCCCCGTCCCGACTGGCATCCTCTCTCATGAAATATGATCCCCAACTGGGAGATGACGGATATTATAATTATAGCTGGGATCAGCTGACAGATGCTGATTACAGAGCAGCTTATGCCGATAACATGGGCTGGGATGTCTCCGGTTTCAACGATCTGCCGGATGATCATCGTGACGGTGCCCGCGAACCGGTGATTGCATCCGCTTATTTCCAGGATAAAATCGAGTTGAGTGATATGATCCTGAATGCAGGTATCCGTTATGATTATTACTATTCCGGTCATAAAACTTTCTACGATCCGGAAAATATTGTGATTGATCAAAGCGGTGATATCTCTGAACGTGTTTATGCTTCCCTGGATGAAGACGGAAATAAAGTCTATAAATCCTCTATCCCGACTGAATATGATCCTATCGGACTTCCTCAATTGAAGGAACCCGATGGAATGAATTATATCAGTCCCCGGCTGGGATTTGCTTTCCCCGTGACAGACAGAACGGTTTTTCATGCACAATATGGAAAATTCATCCAGCCGCCGAATCTGCAGGATGTCTTTATCAGTTATGCCCGTTTTGCATCCAACCTGTCTCAGGGGAATTTCACCGAATCGGGAAACCCCGAATTGAAACCGGTGGAAGTCACCTCGTATGAAATTGGATTCAAACAGGTTTTTGGCGGAAATGCCTCTTTCGACCTGACCATGTTTTATAAGCAACTCAATAACTATGTACAGGAACGGAATATTTATGCAACGCCAACCGTTTATGCTACCTTTGTGAATGGTGATTTCGGGACGGTGAAGGGCTTTTCCTTTGCATATAATCTCCGCAGAACCCGGAATCTGCGGATGTCTTTGAATTATACTCTTCAGTGGGCTGCCGGAACGGGATCCACATCTGACGGACAATATAAGATTGTCTGGCAGGGCGGAAACTTTCCCACCTATGTTGCACCCCTGGATTTCGACCAGAGACATACGGGTTCTGTAAATCTGGATTACCGGACGGGGAACAAGGACATTATCAAAAACTTTGGTGTCAATGCCCTGTTAACCTTTGGAAGCGGACGGCGCTATACCCCGACAGTTGTGGTATCTGAAGTATTTCCGCCTACCTCCAACACACCGGTTGCCGCCATAAATTCAGGAACCATGCCTTGGACTTTTCAGACGGATGTATCCATTGACAAGAGCTTTTATCTTGGCGGAAAAACACAGTTAACCACCTATCTGTCCATCATCAATCTCTTTAACCGGGATAATGTCCGGGATGTCTATTCCGGGACAGGTAACCCCGATGATGACGGATACATGGTTACGCCTGCAGGACAAGCACTTACCGATACAGACCTGAAAGTGAAGGCTTATAAAGCCCGGCTCAGCAATCCGTTCAATTATGAAAATGCACGCCAGGTCCGGCTTGGTGTGAGGTTAAACTTTACAGCCGGTCGATAA